A part of Prolixibacteraceae bacterium genomic DNA contains:
- a CDS encoding DUF2357 domain-containing protein, with protein MKPIKLDDIQEGLELFLDERSDNTLFDCEDAQQFGEARYQMVEGCRYDYELSDSSLSLVGEVVVPHKRKKNEGSIEPNIYVGTLTLKVCRESECLGTIQLEVRSIKSSYREDYRHMLEYITDRCVDLVLQADSPVSQLFDVDFDKDSETLYQRFCFVRSVVGSSEFEESIQRILTAPVTQWKEREEKKDIRKIRRFRSHNVKQMVSANCRENLPLNHPLRSYGVESVAREVSSSRKEDSVDTPENRFVKHALCSFQFFMMEIQRAAKNHKTLEKEAKALEEKLNGYLQYGLFKEVSNPQTLKLNSPVLQRKEGYREILRAWLMFDLASKLVWKGGDDVYSAGKRDVATLYEYWVFFKLLELFGDFFDIDHDDLDSLIVSSSDDLSLQLKQGKHTALSGVYDSGSRQLLVRFNYNRSFGKNNNYHEAGSWSRGLRPDYTLSLWPYGVNESEAEKEELIVHIHFDAKYKLANFRALLEDSDDGEVKRSHKKEDILKMHAYKDAIRRTGGAYVLYPGDVSTHLTGFHEVLPGLGAFPLCPSKGSDGTKDLREFIDEVINHFLDRASQRERMAYHSYDVYRQKPNGEDRVEEALVETTDSYRDHLPNNTHVLVGYCRKGQLDWIENRLLYNARTGTQRGALKIDPKVAGAKYLLLHSEGETLAHRLYHIVETGPRVFSKATMIANGYSKPNHDYYLVYKLKPLEDHVNTFQWDIRALNGYEKGRGSALPFAVSMAELMKVKV; from the coding sequence ATGAAGCCAATTAAGTTAGATGATATCCAGGAAGGGTTAGAGCTCTTTTTGGACGAGAGAAGCGATAATACGCTATTTGATTGTGAGGATGCTCAGCAGTTTGGTGAGGCTCGTTATCAGATGGTTGAGGGCTGTCGTTATGATTATGAATTGTCTGATAGTAGCTTAAGTTTGGTTGGTGAGGTGGTAGTTCCTCATAAGCGTAAGAAAAATGAAGGGTCTATTGAGCCAAATATATATGTTGGAACATTGACATTAAAGGTGTGTCGAGAGTCAGAGTGTTTGGGCACAATTCAACTGGAGGTTCGTTCGATTAAGTCAAGCTATCGTGAAGATTATCGTCATATGTTGGAGTATATTACGGATCGATGTGTTGATTTGGTTTTACAGGCAGATTCTCCTGTGTCACAACTCTTTGATGTCGATTTTGATAAAGATAGTGAAACGCTTTATCAGAGATTCTGTTTTGTGCGTTCAGTGGTAGGTTCTTCTGAGTTTGAAGAGTCGATACAACGTATATTAACAGCACCTGTTACACAATGGAAAGAGAGAGAGGAAAAGAAGGATATAAGAAAGATTCGTCGATTTCGTAGTCATAATGTAAAACAGATGGTCTCTGCAAATTGTAGAGAGAACCTTCCTTTAAATCACCCTTTACGAAGTTATGGGGTGGAGAGTGTGGCTAGAGAGGTTTCTTCGTCTCGTAAGGAGGATAGTGTAGATACGCCTGAGAATCGTTTTGTTAAGCATGCATTGTGCTCTTTTCAATTCTTTATGATGGAGATACAGAGAGCCGCAAAGAATCATAAGACGTTAGAGAAAGAGGCGAAAGCATTAGAGGAGAAGTTGAATGGCTATTTGCAATATGGGTTATTTAAAGAGGTGTCGAATCCTCAGACATTGAAACTCAATAGCCCTGTATTACAGCGAAAGGAGGGGTATCGAGAGATACTACGAGCATGGTTGATGTTCGATTTGGCTTCGAAATTAGTATGGAAAGGTGGAGATGATGTATATTCCGCAGGGAAACGTGATGTTGCCACTTTGTATGAATATTGGGTTTTCTTTAAGTTATTGGAGCTGTTTGGTGACTTTTTTGATATCGACCACGATGATCTGGATAGTTTAATAGTCTCTTCTTCGGATGATTTAAGTTTGCAGCTCAAGCAAGGAAAGCACACTGCATTAAGTGGTGTGTATGATTCGGGAAGTCGACAACTACTGGTTCGTTTTAACTATAATCGTTCTTTTGGTAAGAATAACAACTATCATGAGGCAGGTAGTTGGAGTCGTGGTTTACGTCCTGATTATACGCTCTCATTATGGCCATATGGAGTGAATGAATCTGAGGCAGAAAAAGAGGAGTTGATTGTTCATATTCATTTTGATGCCAAATATAAGCTTGCCAACTTTCGGGCTTTATTGGAGGACAGTGATGATGGTGAGGTAAAACGTTCCCATAAGAAGGAAGATATTCTTAAGATGCATGCTTATAAGGATGCAATTCGTCGTACTGGTGGGGCTTATGTACTTTATCCTGGTGATGTGTCTACTCATTTAACTGGTTTTCATGAAGTGCTACCTGGGTTAGGGGCATTCCCTTTATGTCCTTCGAAAGGGAGTGATGGGACCAAAGACTTGAGAGAGTTTATTGATGAAGTTATAAATCATTTTTTGGATCGTGCTTCTCAGAGAGAAAGGATGGCTTATCACTCCTATGATGTATATCGTCAAAAGCCTAATGGTGAGGATCGAGTGGAAGAGGCTTTGGTGGAGACCACGGATAGCTATAGAGACCATCTTCCTAATAACACTCATGTGTTGGTCGGTTATTGTAGGAAAGGTCAATTGGATTGGATTGAAAATAGGTTATTGTATAATGCGAGAACTGGAACTCAGCGGGGGGCTTTGAAGATTGATCCCAAAGTGGCAGGAGCTAAATACTTACTGTTACATTCGGAAGGAGAAACACTTGCGCATCGCCTTTATCATATTGTAGAAACAGGGCCGAGGGTGTTCTCTAAGGCTACGATGATAGCAAATGGATATAGTAAGCCTAATCATGATTATTACTTGGTATATAAGCTAAAGCCTTTAGAGGATCATGTGAATACCTTTCAGTGGGATATACGAGCGCTTAATGGTTATGAGAAGGGAAGAGGTTCAGCATTGCCTTTTGCAGTCTCTATGGCAGAGTTGATGAAGGTGAAAGTGTAA